A window from Triticum aestivum cultivar Chinese Spring chromosome 6D, IWGSC CS RefSeq v2.1, whole genome shotgun sequence encodes these proteins:
- the LOC123140835 gene encoding acyl transferase 15-like, which produces MSLAVSKSPPVMVRPSTEPVLVPGKTTATQLVQLSSWDMAYVDFQVTVLLVFDGSVHQPVEAIKEGLSRALAHYHTIAGRLADEDGVLLHVACTGEGVPFVAASAGCALQDHGLLHAPFSTSLLDDLAVYYPAPEGCRSIDPMLLMQVTEFACGGFTVGVTWNHTLADATGIAQFLQAVGELTRAEADDVLVPSVAPVRDGRAVSLPLLSPSVVAAKQWLMLDLGGQSLVYLDIIVPLKLIDRIKSDYKAGYCTTFEATTAVLWRCRTRAIIGDDLDGYDMSTPAPLAFTVNVRKHVGVAAGYYGNCAVAQLAFATTGEVAGAWDDGMNGLVDLIKRAKDGVPELLRGMSAAGGGAVHGMGEEQIAAAFGYNAVMMTSWRNIRFDDADFGGGAPARVVSRWQQSTLPCMALVSCREATAADGERLLTQCVRAEHAAALLAELDQLVHASCA; this is translated from the coding sequence ATGAGCTTGGCGGTGAGCAAGTCCCCGCCGGTGATGGTCCGGCCATCGACAGAGCCGGTGCTGGTGCCCGGGAAGACGACAGCGACGCAATTGGTGCAACTCTCGTCGTGGGACATGGCCTACGTGGACTTCCAGGTGACGGTGCTCCTCGTTTTCGACGGCTCGGTTCACCAGCCCGTGGAGGCCATCAAGGAGGGCCTCTCCCGGGCGCTCGCCCACTACCACACcatcgccggccgcctcgccgacgAAGACGGCGTGCTCCTGCACGTCGCGTGCACCGGTGAGGGTGTGCCGTTCGTGGCCGCGTCGGCGGGATGTGCCTTGCAGGATCACGGGCTCCTGCACGCGCCCTTCTCGACCAGCCTCCTTGACGATCTCGCCGTTTACTACCCGGCACCTGAGGGCTGCCGGAGCATCGACCCGATGCTGCTGATGCAGGTCACCGAGTTCGCCTGCGGCGGGTTCACCGTGGGCGTGACGTGGAACCACACGCTGGCCGACGCCACCGGCATTGCGCAGTTCCTGCAAGCCGTGGGCGAGCTCACCCGCGCTGAAGCCGATGATGTCTTGGTGCCGTCTGTGGCGCCGGTCAGGGACGGGCGGGCGGTGTCCCTTCCTCTGCTCTCGCCGTCGGTGGTCGCCGCGAAGCAGTGGCTGATGCTGGACCTCGGCGGCCAGAGCCTCGTCTACCTAGACATCATCGTCCCGCTCAAGCTCATCGACCGTATCAAGTCCGACTACAAGGCCGGGTACTGCACAACGTTCGAGGCCACGACCGCCGTGCTCTGGCGGTGCCGCACACGCGCGATCATCGGCGACGACCTCGACGGCTATGACATGtccacgccggcgccgctggccttCACCGTGAACGTGCGCAAGCACGTGGGCGTGGCGGCAGGGTACTATGGAAACTGCGCGGTCGCGCAGCTGGCGTTCGCGACCACAGGAGAGGTGGCCGGCGCCTGGGACGACGGCATGAACGGCTTGGTGGATCTGATCAAGCGCGCCAAGGACGGAGTCCCGGAGCTGCTGAGAGGCATGagtgccgccggcggcggcgcggtgcacGGGATGGGGGAGGAGCAGATAGCAGCGGCGTTCGGGTACAACGCGGTGATGATGACGAGCTGGCGGAACATCAGGTTCGACGACGCCGACTTTGGCGGCGGCGCCCCGGCAAGGGTGGTGTCGCGTTGGCAGCAGTCGACGCTGCCGTGCATGGCGTTAGTATCCTGCAGGGAAGCCACGGCGGCCGACGGTGAGAGGCTGCTGACGCAGTGCGTCAGGGCGGAGCACGCCGCCGCGTTGCTCGCCGAGCTGGACCAGCTCGTACATGCATCGTGCGCCTGA